ATAAAGAGAAAGAAAAGTCTACATACTAAATTTGAAAAAAGGGAGGTGAATGCACATGCTATCAGGTGTAAAATGTACTGTATCAAATTGTAAATATTGGAGAAATGGTGAACATTGTGATGCTTCTGCAATTGAGGTCAATGTAGATGGTGGTGGTAAAGCCGCTAATCAAAGTGAACAAACAAACTGTAAAACTTTTTATCAAAAGTAAAGAAAGTTTTAGAGGGAATATAAAATTCGGCTATGCTGATTTTATATTCCTTTTGGTATACATACTTCTAGGCAGCCATATATATTTATGGGGGTGGGAGTATGGATATTAAGAATTTATATGTTGTTGTGATACGGGATGATAAACAGGAAAAAATCAAAATAGAGGAGTATCGTAAGAATAACAGTACAGGGCATAATGAAGTACTATTTGCTTTAGATAATCAAAAAACGTGGGCGGATGCTTATGAAGTGTTACTGTATAAAGATTTAGGCAGTGTTTTTTGTTGGAAGGATTATAATGAAGGCAAATATATCGTGCTAAATGAATCTAATTCAATTTGTCCTCGGTGCGGATGGTGGATATGCCACCAGTGTGGAGCTTGTTATTGTAATAAATCCTGATGATTTTCTAAAAGGATAGAGGATATCACGTGGCGAATAACGAATTATTTACTAGAATAGTAGCAAGAGAGGATGATAAGGTTGGTGCGTGGTATCCGAGGTGCCACTACGGTGGAGAAAAATGAGTCAACTGAGATTATTAGCAACGTAATGGAGCTTCTATCAGCTCTGGTTGAGGCAAATAAAATCGACATAGAAGATATTGGGGCTGTAATTTTCAGCTCGACTCCAGATGTTAATTCGGCGTTTCCTGCTATAGCTGCAAGGAATTTAGGATGGACAGAAGTACCTTTGTTCGGTACGCAGGAAATTGATAGCCCAAATGGGGTAGCGCACTGTATTCGTGTACTTATATTGTTAAATACCGATTTGCCACAGAAAGCGATTAGTCATTTATATTTAAGAGGCGCAGTAGTATTGCGGCAAGATATTAATAAAGAAAAATAGACTTGTCTTTTAATTGCATTATTATAAGTTTAATCTATAGGCTTATAATAATAATTAAAAGTAAGCCTTTGCTATGGGAGGCAAAGGCTTACTTTTATGAATGATCATAATAAAGTTAGGACAAGTTAGGAATAGAGGAGAAAATAATGAAATTCATCTCGATTGTTGTACCTGTATATAATGAAGAAGAGAATATTGAATTTTTTTACCAGGAAGTTTGTAAACATATGGAGTCATTACCTTATAAGTTTGAATTACTTTTTGTCGATGATGGTTCAAGTGATGCGACACCCCTGCTATTAGAGAAAATATCGCAGCAAGACAGCAGGGTTAGAGGATTGATTATGGCGCGAAATTATGGACATCAATTAGCTTTGACTTGTGGTCTTGATCATGCTGATGGCGATGGAGTTATTACAATGGATGGAGATATGCAACATCCACCTGAAATGTTGCCAGTTCTTTTGGCAAAATGGGAAGAGGGATTTGAGGTAGTTCAAACGATAAGAATTAGTACCGAAGGAGTTTCCTGGTTTAAGTCTGTTACTTCTGGTCTATTTTATAAGTTAATTAATGCTATGTCTAAAGTGCATATTCAAGAAGGTGGCTCGGATTTTCGTTTATTAGATAAAGCTGTTGTACAAAGTTTTCGCCGTTACAAAGAAAGGGCTCGCTTTATTCGGGGTATGATCGGAGCAATCGGTTATCGGCAAGCATTGGTAGAGTTTGTTGCGCCGAAACGTTTTGCTGGTACATCTAAATTCTCTCTGCGAAAAATGATGCATTTTGCTCTTGATGGAATTACTGCTTATTCTAAATTACCTTTACGTTTTGCCTTTTTTATGGGATTGTTATTTGCGCTGATTAGTTTTGCTGTGACAATGCATGTTGTATATATTAAGTTGTTTACTCTAGAGGCAGTACCAGGGTGGGCGACTATTTCTGCAAGTATATTATTCTTAGGTGGATTACAATTGTTAGGGCTAGGTATTATTGGGGAATATGTAGGGCGCATATTTGAAGAAGTAAAGCAACGTCCCTTGTATTTGTTGCGTGTAGAATTGAAGCAACAACAAAAAGAATAAATGAAATTATGATTTTGCTAAAAGTGGATAATTCATACCAAACTTGTAAAAGAGAATATTAATTGTAAAATAATGAGATGTATGGCAGGAATATTCACTTAAAAAGCGAATAGTAAAAAATGTGCAGTTTTATAAAAGCCTAATCAATGCACAGGACCGGGGGAACCAAAGTTTTGGGGTGAAACCTTTTGGCTGAGTTTTATTTGCCTAGAGGTAGGGGGATCTCAACCCTAACCCGTCAGCTAACCTCGGAGGCTAGTGAGAGGGGTATGTATATTGACTAAATTTTTTCGAGTCGTGGTGTTGTTGCTATTTTTAGTTAGTGCAGGAACCATAACCTGCGCGGCAGCTGCTTACCATCAAGGCGATCAGGGTGATGACATAGCTAGTATTCAAGCACAATTAAATGCACTTGGGTATAATGCTGGTAGCCCAGATGGGGATTTTGGTGAAGTAACAGTTAAGGCAGTAAAAAACTTTCAAAGAGACAGAGGTCTAGACGCTGATGGAGTGATTGGTATGCAAACATACCGTGCGATCATGGGCAGAGAGATGTCAGTTAGTCGTGATAGTTCTAGTGCTGCAACTAGGCGGGTAATACAGACAGCATTGCGTTATCAAGGTGTACCTTATGTTTTTGGTGGGACTACACCGAATGGTTTTGATTGTTCGGGTTTTACTCGCTATGTATTCGCGCAAGCTGGTGTTTATTTGCCAAGAGCTGCTGATGAACAGTATGAAGTTGGGCAACCTGTATCCTACAGTCGCCTACAACCAGGAGACACTGTGTTTTTTACTACCTATGAAGCTGGTGCTTCCCATTCTGGTATTTATGTGGGCAATGGGCAGTTTATTAGCGCTACTTCAAGTCGCGGAGTAGTAATTGATCGATTGGATAGTGGTTACTGGGGAGCACGTTACCTAGGAGCGCGTCGGGTGCTATAATGCAGTGTAGGGGGAGGCTAGTACGCCTCCTTGCTTTTATTTTTAGTATTACAGGAACACAATATAACCAAACTAGGCTCTGCCGGTGCAATACTTTGGTGGGAGGCCTAGTTTTTATATGTTTATCTTATATATATTTATCATTAAATAAGTTATACTATACTAAAGGCTTTTTATTTTAATAGTAAATAAGCATTTGTATAATTGGGCACCAGAGAGTTGCCTCTATTAAGCACGGAGGCTTGTATGTTTAAATTATATTGGAAAAAATTTATAGTACCGCATTGGGCGATGGTATTGTTGGCATTGATATGCTTTATCATTGCCAGTATTGCAGGTTTATTGGCCCCCTTAGTTATAAAGTTTTTAATTGATGATGCATTAATTGGTGGGGATGAGGAATTTTTACATCTGATTATAGCAGGTGTCATTGGATTATATTTATTACGGGGGATATTTTCTTATATTTATGGACAAAAGATAGCCAAAGCGGGTAATCTGATGTTGGCGAAACTGCGACAGCGAATGTTTGAACGATTACAACAATTAGATTATGCATATTTTGTTAATACCCCAACTGGCGAAATTATTTCTTTATTTACGAATGACCTAGGGCTAATTCAACAATCTGTTTCGGTAGCGGTACCTGATTTGTTAGTGGAGTCACTTAATTTAATTGCTATCCTAATGATTATGATTTACTTTGATTGGCAACTGGCATTAGTGACCTTTGCTACTTTGCCCTTTATTATTCTTGCTACTAGCTTTTTTAATGAAAAAATTAGTGGATTAGGCAAATTGGTAGAAGAAACTTTGGGTGAAGTGACTAGCATATTGCATCAGGCATTATTATCGATAAAAGTGGTACAAAGCTATGTGCGAGAAGAGTATGAATCACAAAAATTTTGCTTGCATATGCGTAAGGCAGCTGGTGATTTTATTAAAGTACAGCGATTAAGGGCTATTTTAATTGCTTTAGTAGAATTCCTAGCGTCCATCGGCCTGACGGGAATTATATGGTATGGTGGTCGAGAAGTAATTAATGATAAGTTAACCATAGGCGGCATGTTTGCTTTTTTGGTATATATTATTAATATTCCAACGCCTATCAGAAAGATTAGTGAAGCTGTTTCTAGTATGAAGTTAGGCATTGTTGCTTGGCAAAGGGTTAGTAGTTTGGAAAGAGAAACGAAGGTAGTGTTTGACGGAAAACAAGAAATTGATAACGTTATGGGAAAGGTTGAATTTAGAGATGTAAATTTTGAATATCTCCCAGAACTAGGGACCTTAAGGGGAATTAATTTTATAATACGTCCAGGTGATATGGTGGCCATTGTAGGACCAAGTGGTGCCGGAAAATCATCTTTTGCGAATTTGCTCCTACGTTTTTATGATCCTATTTCCGGGGTTATTTTATTGGATGATCTTAATATAAAAGAGATAAAGATGAGTTTTTTACGTAAACAGATCGGATTTATTCAACAACAACCGATTTTATTTAATATAAGTATTTTAGAGAACATTCGATATGGACGACCAAATGCTACCTTCGATGAAGTAAAAAAAGCAGCAAAATTAGCGAATGCCCATGATTTTATAATGAATTTGCCTGGTGGTTATGATTATATTGTTGGTGAATTGGGTAATAATGTATCCGGGGGACAGCGGCAGCGTATTGCAATTGCTCGTGCCATTATTGTTGAACCACCAATTTTATTATTGGATGAACCAACAGCAGCTCTTGATACAGAGGCTGAGAAATTGGTTATGGAGTCCATACGCAAAGTTAGTGAAAATCGTACAACGTTTCTAATTACCCATCGATTGTCTAGTTTATTAGATTCAGATAAAGTGATTTGTTTAATGAATGGCAGAATTACAGAAGCAGGAACACACGCAGAACTTATAGAACGAGGCGGAGTGTATGCTAAGGCCGTATTTAATGAAGAGCTGCAGGCATAAAAAGTAGGGCGGGTAGTGATACTCGCCAAGGGCTTTGCACTCTTTACTTATTTTTATGTTGCTAATAAGAATGTTATTACTTATTTAAAGGAAAAATATAAAATGATATATGAAGTAATGAAACAATTAAAAGACAAAGGATTTCGAATTACGCCTCAGCGGCGCGTTATTATAGAAAAAATTGTACATACGGCAGGATTGTTAACGGCAGCTGAAATCTGGAATTTAGTGCGTCAAGAATATAGCGACATTGGGCTAGACACAATTTATCGAAATATTAGTATGTTAACAGAGATGGGGATTCTTATACCAATTTCCGGAACGGGAAAAGAGAGTACACGATATGAATTGGCTCACGCCAATCACCATCATCATGTTGTTTGTGTAAAGTGTGGGCAGGCGGTTTGTATTGATTATTGTCCAATTAATCAAGAATTTATTGAAATGCTCAGGATGAATGGATATGAATTAATTCGTCATAATGTTGAATTACTAGGTCTATGTACGGATTGTAAAAGTCTGTGAGGAGAATAGAAAATGTGTGAAGTAAAACTAGTAGATATTAATTTTTCTTATAATAATACGGTTGCGTTAGAAAATATATCTCTAACGGTTTCAAAAGGGGATTTTGTTGCTGTAGTTGGTCCAAACGGAGCTGGTAAAAGTACGATGCTTAGAGTTACAGCCGGACTTTTAAAACCCAACCGTGGAGAGGTAAGTATCGGTGGAAAAGATTTACTTACCGCAAAAGGACATGGCTTAATTGGTTATGTACCGCAAAATTATGGAAAGAATATAATGGGATTTCCAGCAACTGTGAAAGAGGTCGTAGCACTGGGATTAACGTTAGGTTCAGCAGCTACTCGGAATAATCATCAGGCTGCCAAGCACATTACTAGCCATATGTTAGAGTTGGTGGGGGCAGAGAACTTACGCGATCGGCGTATTGGTGAGCTTTCAGGCGGGCAGCAACAGAGGGTTATGGTGGCAATGGCTTTGGCAGCGAATCCAGAGTTACTATTATTAGATGAACCCACTAGCGGAATTGATTATGAAGCAAGTGCAAAAATCTACGAGCTCTTAGGTACTTTAAATAAAAATCTAGGTATTACAGTAGTTATGGTTTCTCATGATATTGAAAAAGCGGTATCATGGGCTAATAAAGTAGCATGTATCAATCGAAAACTATGTTTCTATGGTAGTAGTGAAGAGTTTGAAGCTACTCATGCTCAGGCTCGGCATTTGTGGTATTATACAGGGTGATGAGGTGAAATGATGGAATTTTTTCAGTATGATTTTATTCAAAGGGCACTATTGGCAGGTCTCATAACGGGGATTGTTTGCCCACTTATCGGAAGTTTTGTAGTGGTGCGTCGTCAATCTCTAATTGGTGATGGCTTAGGACATATTGCTTTTGCTGGTGTAACAGGCGGCTATATGGTAGGATTATATCCAGTAGTTGGAGCTTTGATTATGACCATAGCGGGTGCAGTGGGGATTGAACTAGTTCGTAGGCGCCATATGGAATTTGCTGATATGGGATTAGCAATATTCTTTTATGCGGGCGCGGCTATGGCTATTATTTTTAGTACGATGACTCGTATGCCCAGTTCTGGATTATTAAGCTTTTTGTTTGGGAGTATTATTACCGTATCTCTTGTTGATGTGATAACAATAGCTTGTTCTGGAACTCTAGTATTAGCTATTGTTTATTTTTTATTTGATAAGCTTGTGTTAATGGCCTTAGATGAAGATATTGCAAAGGTTGCAGGGATTAATACGGGAATGATTAATATGCTGTTTAGCATATTGACAGCTTTAGTCGTTGTCGTTGGCATGACGATAGTTGGTATCTTACTTGTCAGTGCGTTAATGATAATACCCGTGGCAACAGCTCATCTGCTCAGAGTGGGATTTAAGGCTACCATGGGATGGGCAGTAGTATTTTCTATAATATCTGTACTCATTGGTCTAACATCTTCTTTTTATTTGGATATTGCTCCCGGTGGTACCATTGTAATGACTGCCGTTTTGGAATATATTTTTATATCGATTGTAAGAATGAGTATGAATCGGAAGGAAAGACAAGATGTAGGTACTTCATCTTCTTTTGGGAACCAATAACATAACTAGATTTGCGTATTGGCGTAGTATTGGTAATACAGCCACAGAAGAAATAATATTAAATAGTGTATGTACTATGGCCACCTGTCCAGCAAAGTCTGCTGTGAGATAGGTGGCTATTTTCACTAGTAAATTTGTAAATGGTAAGAAAATAAAAACACCTAATACATTAAGAAGGATATGGGCTGCAGCGAGACGTTTAGCTGATAAAGATGCTGTTAATGCTACAATAATGGAAGATAAACAGGATCCAATATTGTTGCCGTAGACTACATAAGTAGCTGTTGTTAGATCGATAATCCCGTCGTTAGCCAGGACCATTAATACACCTGTGGCGGCGCTGCTAGATTGAAATAAAAGAGTAATGATCATTCCACCAAAGATTCCATAAATACAATTTTCTTTGGCGGCAAGCAAATAACTAACAACAGTTGTAAATTCTGAAAGACTGCTTAAGGCTTCTGATAAAATACTCATGCCAATAAACATACTAAGTAATCCTGAAGCTGCCATACCCAGGTAGCGAAGTTTTTTAAATATGATTGTAAGTAATAAAGTAAATAGAAATAATGGTAAGATAACTTGCTCTGGTATTGTGATAGTCATCAATTGTACTGTGGAACATGTGCCAATATTTGCTCCTAGAATAATCCCTAAGCCTTGATAAAAAGATAAATACTCTGCATGGACCAAGCCTATAGTTAATAATGAAACTGCAGTACTGCTTTGCATAATCGCAGCGGCAAACATACCTACAAATAAACCACGCAAAGGAGTTTTAGTTAGTTGGCTTAAGAGTGATTGTAATTTAGTCCATAATAGTTTTTGTAGACCAAGACGCATGAAGTAAATACCACCCAATAACAGTGTGGTACCGATTAGACTCAATAGTAGCATAACATACATTGCATTACCTCCATCTTCAAGTTGCAATATAATGTATGTTACTAGCTATGATTCTAAAACAAAGAATTTTTATAGGAAACCGCCTTTGCAAATATTGCAAGGCGGTTTTTTGGTGCAGTATGGGTTGGCTAGGAGCAAGGTGCTTCGACAGAATCAAGTATTCTTTGTAGGAAGGGTGCATAGATATTATTGGTAATATT
This region of Pelosinus sp. IPA-1 genomic DNA includes:
- a CDS encoding DUF1540 domain-containing protein, producing MLSGVKCTVSNCKYWRNGEHCDASAIEVNVDGGGKAANQSEQTNCKTFYQK
- the aroH gene encoding chorismate mutase, whose amino-acid sequence is MRGIRGATTVEKNESTEIISNVMELLSALVEANKIDIEDIGAVIFSSTPDVNSAFPAIAARNLGWTEVPLFGTQEIDSPNGVAHCIRVLILLNTDLPQKAISHLYLRGAVVLRQDINKEK
- a CDS encoding glycosyltransferase family 2 protein, which gives rise to MKFISIVVPVYNEEENIEFFYQEVCKHMESLPYKFELLFVDDGSSDATPLLLEKISQQDSRVRGLIMARNYGHQLALTCGLDHADGDGVITMDGDMQHPPEMLPVLLAKWEEGFEVVQTIRISTEGVSWFKSVTSGLFYKLINAMSKVHIQEGGSDFRLLDKAVVQSFRRYKERARFIRGMIGAIGYRQALVEFVAPKRFAGTSKFSLRKMMHFALDGITAYSKLPLRFAFFMGLLFALISFAVTMHVVYIKLFTLEAVPGWATISASILFLGGLQLLGLGIIGEYVGRIFEEVKQRPLYLLRVELKQQQKE
- a CDS encoding NlpC/P60 family protein, which produces MTKFFRVVVLLLFLVSAGTITCAAAAYHQGDQGDDIASIQAQLNALGYNAGSPDGDFGEVTVKAVKNFQRDRGLDADGVIGMQTYRAIMGREMSVSRDSSSAATRRVIQTALRYQGVPYVFGGTTPNGFDCSGFTRYVFAQAGVYLPRAADEQYEVGQPVSYSRLQPGDTVFFTTYEAGASHSGIYVGNGQFISATSSRGVVIDRLDSGYWGARYLGARRVL
- a CDS encoding ABC transporter ATP-binding protein, with the protein product MFKLYWKKFIVPHWAMVLLALICFIIASIAGLLAPLVIKFLIDDALIGGDEEFLHLIIAGVIGLYLLRGIFSYIYGQKIAKAGNLMLAKLRQRMFERLQQLDYAYFVNTPTGEIISLFTNDLGLIQQSVSVAVPDLLVESLNLIAILMIMIYFDWQLALVTFATLPFIILATSFFNEKISGLGKLVEETLGEVTSILHQALLSIKVVQSYVREEYESQKFCLHMRKAAGDFIKVQRLRAILIALVEFLASIGLTGIIWYGGREVINDKLTIGGMFAFLVYIINIPTPIRKISEAVSSMKLGIVAWQRVSSLERETKVVFDGKQEIDNVMGKVEFRDVNFEYLPELGTLRGINFIIRPGDMVAIVGPSGAGKSSFANLLLRFYDPISGVILLDDLNIKEIKMSFLRKQIGFIQQQPILFNISILENIRYGRPNATFDEVKKAAKLANAHDFIMNLPGGYDYIVGELGNNVSGGQRQRIAIARAIIVEPPILLLDEPTAALDTEAEKLVMESIRKVSENRTTFLITHRLSSLLDSDKVICLMNGRITEAGTHAELIERGGVYAKAVFNEELQA
- a CDS encoding Fur family transcriptional regulator translates to MILAKGFALFTYFYVANKNVITYLKEKYKMIYEVMKQLKDKGFRITPQRRVIIEKIVHTAGLLTAAEIWNLVRQEYSDIGLDTIYRNISMLTEMGILIPISGTGKESTRYELAHANHHHHVVCVKCGQAVCIDYCPINQEFIEMLRMNGYELIRHNVELLGLCTDCKSL
- a CDS encoding metal ABC transporter ATP-binding protein; the protein is MCEVKLVDINFSYNNTVALENISLTVSKGDFVAVVGPNGAGKSTMLRVTAGLLKPNRGEVSIGGKDLLTAKGHGLIGYVPQNYGKNIMGFPATVKEVVALGLTLGSAATRNNHQAAKHITSHMLELVGAENLRDRRIGELSGGQQQRVMVAMALAANPELLLLDEPTSGIDYEASAKIYELLGTLNKNLGITVVMVSHDIEKAVSWANKVACINRKLCFYGSSEEFEATHAQARHLWYYTG
- a CDS encoding metal ABC transporter permease, with protein sequence MMEFFQYDFIQRALLAGLITGIVCPLIGSFVVVRRQSLIGDGLGHIAFAGVTGGYMVGLYPVVGALIMTIAGAVGIELVRRRHMEFADMGLAIFFYAGAAMAIIFSTMTRMPSSGLLSFLFGSIITVSLVDVITIACSGTLVLAIVYFLFDKLVLMALDEDIAKVAGINTGMINMLFSILTALVVVVGMTIVGILLVSALMIIPVATAHLLRVGFKATMGWAVVFSIISVLIGLTSSFYLDIAPGGTIVMTAVLEYIFISIVRMSMNRKERQDVGTSSSFGNQ
- a CDS encoding Na/Pi symporter, yielding MYVMLLLSLIGTTLLLGGIYFMRLGLQKLLWTKLQSLLSQLTKTPLRGLFVGMFAAAIMQSSTAVSLLTIGLVHAEYLSFYQGLGIILGANIGTCSTVQLMTITIPEQVILPLFLFTLLLTIIFKKLRYLGMAASGLLSMFIGMSILSEALSSLSEFTTVVSYLLAAKENCIYGIFGGMIITLLFQSSSAATGVLMVLANDGIIDLTTATYVVYGNNIGSCLSSIIVALTASLSAKRLAAAHILLNVLGVFIFLPFTNLLVKIATYLTADFAGQVAIVHTLFNIISSVAVLPILRQYANLVMLLVPKRR